The following coding sequences lie in one Saccharopolyspora hordei genomic window:
- the speB gene encoding agmatinase: MNEPIGPVDATRVPRYGGDTTFARLPRLADVPDADVLIWGVPFDTGVSYRPGARFGPNHVRQSSRLLRPYNPAADAEPFAVRQVADAGDVGVNPFDIDEAISTIETSARELSGTRRTLLTIGGDHTIALPLLRVQHERHGPVAVLHFDAHLDTWDTYFGAPHTHGTPFRRAAEEGLIDFEHSMHVGLRGPLYAKVDLDESERMGFAAVHSREFARTPLDTIIERIRGRLGDRPVYVSIDIDVLDPAFAPGTGTPEAGGLSSRELLEVVRGLADLNVVGADLVEVAPAYDHAEITGIAAAHLLYDLLCVLPGGR, translated from the coding sequence ATGAACGAGCCGATCGGTCCGGTCGACGCCACGCGCGTGCCGCGCTACGGCGGGGACACCACGTTCGCGCGGCTGCCCCGCCTCGCCGACGTGCCGGACGCCGACGTGCTCATCTGGGGCGTGCCCTTCGACACCGGGGTCAGCTACCGGCCCGGCGCCCGGTTCGGTCCCAACCACGTGCGCCAGAGCTCCCGGCTGCTGCGGCCGTACAACCCCGCGGCCGACGCCGAACCGTTCGCGGTGCGGCAGGTCGCCGACGCCGGTGACGTCGGCGTGAACCCGTTCGACATCGACGAGGCCATCAGCACCATCGAGACCAGCGCCCGCGAGCTGTCCGGCACCCGTCGCACGCTGCTGACCATCGGCGGCGACCACACCATCGCGCTGCCGCTGCTGCGGGTGCAGCACGAGCGGCACGGGCCGGTGGCGGTGCTGCACTTCGACGCCCACCTGGACACCTGGGACACCTACTTCGGCGCGCCCCACACGCACGGGACCCCGTTCCGCCGCGCCGCCGAGGAGGGCCTGATCGACTTCGAGCACTCCATGCACGTCGGGCTGCGCGGCCCGCTGTACGCGAAGGTCGACCTGGACGAGAGCGAGCGGATGGGCTTCGCGGCGGTGCACAGCCGCGAGTTCGCCCGCACCCCGCTGGACACCATCATCGAGCGCATCCGCGGCCGCCTCGGCGACCGCCCGGTGTACGTGTCCATCGACATCGACGTGCTGGACCCGGCGTTCGCCCCGGGCACCGGGACCCCGGAGGCCGGCGGGCTGTCCAGCCGCGAGCTGCTGGAGGTGGTGCGCGGGCTGGCCGACCTCAACGTCGTCGGCGCGGACCTGGTCGAGGTCGCCCCCGCCTACGACCACGCCGAGATCACCGGCATCGCCGCCGCCCACCTGCTGTACGACCTGTTGTGCGTGCTGCCCGGAGGCCGCTGA
- a CDS encoding ATP-binding cassette domain-containing protein, translating to MTLAIRAHHVTVHYGETLALDDVSVEVEPGRVCGLLGMNGSGKSTLFKALMGLVRPDSGDIRLLGRDQRRAREEGLVAYVPQSEAVDWTFPVTVADVVMMGRYGHLGLTRRPKPRDRAAVREALERVGLTELAGNPIGALSGGQRKRAFVARGLAQEARLLFLDEPFAGVDTKSEAMITGLLRGLRDEGRTVVVSTHDLASVPALCDEAVLLQQRVVAHGPLDVVLSPDTLARTFGVETAVDPS from the coding sequence GTGACCCTGGCGATCCGCGCGCACCACGTCACCGTCCACTACGGCGAGACGCTGGCGCTCGACGACGTGTCGGTGGAGGTCGAGCCCGGCCGGGTCTGCGGCCTGCTGGGCATGAACGGCTCCGGCAAGTCGACGCTGTTCAAAGCGCTGATGGGCCTGGTCCGCCCGGACTCCGGCGACATCAGGCTGCTCGGCCGCGACCAGCGGCGGGCCCGCGAGGAGGGGCTGGTGGCGTACGTGCCGCAGTCCGAGGCCGTCGACTGGACCTTCCCGGTGACCGTGGCGGACGTGGTCATGATGGGCCGCTACGGGCACTTGGGCCTCACCCGCCGCCCCAAGCCGCGGGACCGGGCGGCGGTGCGCGAGGCGCTGGAGCGGGTCGGGCTCACCGAGCTCGCCGGCAACCCGATCGGCGCGCTCTCCGGCGGCCAGCGCAAGCGCGCGTTCGTCGCCCGCGGGCTCGCGCAGGAGGCGCGGCTGCTGTTCCTCGACGAGCCCTTCGCCGGGGTGGACACGAAGTCCGAGGCGATGATCACCGGCCTGCTGCGCGGGCTGCGCGACGAGGGCCGCACCGTGGTCGTCTCCACCCACGACCTGGCCAGCGTCCCGGCGCTGTGCGACGAGGCGGTGCTGCTGCAGCAGCGGGTGGTCGCGCACGGCCCGCTCGACGTGGTGCTGTCGCCGGACACCCTCGCCCGCACCTTCGGCGTGGAGACCGCGGTGGACCCCTCATGA
- the rlmN gene encoding 23S rRNA (adenine(2503)-C(2))-methyltransferase RlmN: MSATSLPLVFDAPRRGMPPRHLADLSADERKAVVVELGEKPFRAKQLAHHYFGRLTADVGSMTDIPAASRAKLGERLLPPLLTEVRSLVTDEGTTRKTLWRAHDGTLLESVLMRYPDRATVCISSQAGCGMACPFCATGQGGLQRNLSTAEIVDQVRAAAAAMRDGEVPGGPGRLSNVVFMGMGEPLANYRRVINAVHRICDPAPEGLGLSQRSVTVSTVGLVPAIKKMTAENLHVTLAVSLHTPDDELRDTLVPVNNRWKVAEVLEAARGYADHTGRRVSIEYALIRDVNDQPWRADLLGKLLHRHLGQFAHVNLIPLNPTPGSKWDASPKPVEREFVRRVRDAGVPCTVRDTRGQEIAAACGQLAAEG, translated from the coding sequence ATGTCTGCGACTTCCCTGCCTCTCGTCTTCGACGCCCCGCGCCGCGGCATGCCCCCGCGGCACCTCGCCGACCTCTCCGCCGACGAACGGAAGGCCGTCGTGGTCGAGCTGGGCGAGAAGCCGTTCCGCGCCAAGCAGCTGGCGCACCACTACTTCGGTCGGCTCACCGCCGACGTCGGGTCGATGACCGACATCCCGGCCGCCAGCCGCGCCAAGCTCGGCGAGCGCCTGCTGCCGCCGCTGCTCACCGAGGTGCGCAGCCTGGTCACCGACGAGGGGACGACCCGCAAGACGCTCTGGCGCGCGCACGACGGCACGCTGCTGGAGAGCGTGCTGATGCGCTACCCGGACCGCGCCACGGTCTGCATCTCCAGCCAGGCGGGCTGCGGCATGGCCTGCCCGTTCTGCGCCACCGGACAGGGCGGGCTGCAGCGCAACCTGTCCACCGCCGAGATCGTCGACCAGGTGCGCGCGGCGGCCGCCGCGATGCGCGACGGCGAGGTCCCCGGCGGGCCGGGGCGGCTGTCCAACGTGGTGTTCATGGGCATGGGCGAGCCGCTGGCGAACTACCGGCGGGTGATCAACGCGGTGCACCGCATCTGCGACCCGGCCCCGGAGGGCCTGGGGCTGTCGCAGCGCTCGGTGACCGTCTCGACCGTGGGCCTGGTGCCGGCGATCAAGAAGATGACCGCGGAGAACCTGCACGTCACCCTGGCGGTGTCGCTGCACACGCCGGACGACGAGCTGCGCGACACCCTGGTGCCGGTGAACAACCGCTGGAAGGTGGCCGAGGTCCTGGAGGCCGCGCGCGGCTACGCCGACCACACCGGCCGCCGGGTGTCCATCGAGTACGCGCTGATCCGCGACGTCAACGACCAGCCGTGGCGCGCGGACCTGCTGGGCAAGCTGCTGCACCGCCACCTCGGCCAGTTCGCGCACGTCAACCTGATCCCGCTGAACCCGACGCCGGGCAGCAAGTGGGACGCCAGCCCGAAGCCGGTGGAGCGCGAGTTCGTCCGCCGGGTCCGCGACGCGGGCGTGCCGTGCACGGTGCGCGACACCCGCGGCCAGGAGATCGCCGCGGCCTGCGGCCAGCTCGCCGCCGAGGGGTGA
- a CDS encoding alpha/beta hydrolase family esterase, translated as MPRWRAVRNRWTWAVLAAVGTVVLGGVPAHASTVIDHPVPTTGCGKPSPVEPGTSQTRTLESGGLTRSYRVHVPEHYLPVVPTRVVLSFHGHRRTAEYQEELSGFSGGDAIAVYPQGVVGTDGETAWQGAPYSADVDDVLFTSDLLDELQREFCVDPRRIYAAGKSNGGGFTGVLACRMSGRIAAFAPVSGAFYPQGGECAPDRPAPVLDFHGTADGTIPYDGDPAKGLPPVPDWMAGWAERNGCADEPVVRDHGDGVQVSTWHGCDRGSTVVHYRVEGLGHDWPSTHPNPDSDVPAVLDATPIIEDFFARHPLR; from the coding sequence ATGCCCCGCTGGAGAGCTGTCCGGAACAGGTGGACGTGGGCCGTGCTGGCCGCGGTCGGGACCGTGGTGCTGGGCGGGGTGCCCGCGCACGCGTCGACGGTGATCGACCACCCGGTGCCCACCACGGGGTGCGGCAAGCCGTCGCCGGTGGAACCGGGGACCTCGCAGACCCGCACCCTCGAGTCCGGCGGCCTGACCCGCAGCTACCGGGTGCACGTGCCGGAGCACTACCTGCCCGTCGTGCCGACCCGGGTGGTGCTGTCGTTCCACGGGCACAGGCGCACCGCGGAGTACCAGGAGGAGCTCTCCGGGTTCTCCGGCGGCGACGCCATCGCGGTCTACCCGCAGGGCGTCGTCGGCACCGACGGGGAGACCGCCTGGCAGGGCGCGCCGTACTCGGCGGACGTCGACGACGTGCTGTTCACCAGCGACCTGCTCGACGAGCTGCAGCGGGAGTTCTGCGTCGACCCCCGGCGCATCTACGCGGCGGGCAAGTCCAACGGCGGCGGCTTCACCGGGGTGCTCGCCTGCCGGATGAGCGGGCGGATCGCCGCGTTCGCCCCGGTGTCCGGTGCGTTCTACCCGCAGGGCGGTGAGTGCGCCCCGGACCGCCCCGCGCCGGTCCTGGACTTCCACGGCACCGCGGACGGCACGATCCCGTACGACGGCGACCCGGCCAAGGGCCTGCCGCCGGTCCCGGACTGGATGGCCGGCTGGGCCGAGCGCAACGGCTGCGCCGACGAGCCGGTGGTCCGCGACCACGGCGACGGGGTGCAGGTCAGCACCTGGCACGGCTGTGACCGGGGCAGCACGGTCGTGCACTACCGGGTCGAGGGCCTGGGCCACGACTGGCCGAGCACCCACCCGAACCCGGACTCCGACGTGCCCGCGGTGCTCGACGCGACCCCGATCATCGAGGACTTCTTCGCCCGGCACCCGTTGCGCTGA
- a CDS encoding metal-dependent transcriptional regulator: MTSRAERPSPSVEDYLRAIYGLSERGAPVTNATLTQRLGLSPSSVSGMINKLAQLGLVTHVRYRSVELTPEGRRLAHDVLRRHRLIELFLVEELDYSWDEVHREADALEHAVSDELVAHIAAKLGDPTHDPHGDPIPTADGRMEEPATKLLGQVEPGTIGTIARVWDTDSELLRYLTEHGMTLGSRIEIVERKPFGGPLVVRVGEPPETHFVGDEIAAALSISVQR; encoded by the coding sequence ATGACGAGCAGGGCCGAGCGTCCGTCTCCGTCCGTCGAGGACTACCTCCGCGCGATCTACGGGCTCAGCGAACGAGGCGCGCCCGTCACCAACGCCACCCTGACGCAACGCCTCGGGCTGAGCCCGTCGTCGGTGTCCGGGATGATCAACAAACTGGCCCAGCTCGGCCTCGTCACGCACGTCCGGTACCGCAGCGTCGAGCTGACCCCGGAGGGCCGCCGCCTGGCCCACGACGTGCTGCGCCGCCACCGGCTGATCGAGCTGTTCCTGGTCGAGGAGCTGGACTACAGCTGGGACGAGGTGCACCGGGAGGCCGACGCGCTGGAGCACGCGGTCTCCGACGAGCTCGTCGCGCACATCGCGGCCAAGCTCGGCGACCCCACCCACGACCCGCACGGCGACCCGATCCCCACCGCGGACGGCCGCATGGAGGAGCCGGCGACGAAGCTGCTGGGCCAGGTCGAACCCGGCACGATCGGCACCATCGCGCGCGTCTGGGACACCGACTCGGAGCTGCTGCGCTACCTCACCGAGCACGGCATGACGCTGGGCTCGCGCATCGAGATCGTGGAGCGCAAGCCGTTCGGCGGGCCGCTGGTGGTGCGCGTCGGCGAACCCCCGGAGACGCACTTCGTGGGCGACGAGATCGCCGCGGCGCTATCGATCAGCGTGCAGCGCTGA
- a CDS encoding PucR family transcriptional regulator ligand-binding domain-containing protein gives MPLTLRDLVADPELGLAVRAGDRVLDRPVTWVHTSELTDPSPFLEGGELLLTTGLALRRADCAGLVDALTSVGAAGLGFGVGLSHREVPAELVAAAERAGLPLLEVPRPTPFIAISKAVSRTLAADEYASLRRTSRAQHELAQAAGTGGVAALVRTLARLLGAWVLLLDPGGRLLHSAPVAAGSRLAQLRSEVDELRAKRGLAATGFALGDQEVSMQALGGRARGFLVVGRGGPFATTDHHVINSAASLLTLALEQVEALGAVRRRLRSGFLELLLRGEPVQDVLGDLRAELPPEPFRVVVLLGARNRDELLAELAADQPSAVYLAERGDAVVALVGEDALDWITDQPGLAVGVSEPSTSAGVAEGLRQAEQAAQAAKRGGTVVRFSDLAGRGLLDLLPDADARAFAESVLAPLRDHDVLLRSLRAWLAHHGQWDPAANRLGVHRHTLRNRVHKAEDLLGRSLDQPGVRAELWLALHVLGV, from the coding sequence GTGCCGTTGACGCTGCGCGACCTGGTCGCGGACCCCGAGCTGGGCCTCGCCGTGCGGGCCGGTGACCGGGTGCTGGACCGGCCGGTCACCTGGGTGCACACCAGCGAGCTGACCGACCCGTCACCGTTCCTGGAGGGCGGCGAGCTGCTGCTCACCACCGGCCTGGCGCTGCGGCGCGCGGACTGCGCCGGGCTGGTCGACGCGCTGACCTCGGTCGGTGCCGCCGGACTGGGCTTCGGCGTCGGGCTGAGCCACCGCGAGGTCCCCGCCGAGCTGGTGGCCGCCGCCGAGCGGGCCGGGCTGCCGCTGCTCGAAGTGCCCCGCCCGACCCCGTTCATCGCGATCAGCAAGGCCGTCTCGCGGACCCTCGCCGCGGACGAGTACGCGAGCCTGCGCCGCACCAGCCGCGCGCAGCACGAGTTGGCGCAGGCGGCGGGCACCGGCGGCGTCGCCGCGCTGGTGCGCACGCTCGCGCGGCTGCTCGGCGCGTGGGTGCTGCTGCTGGACCCCGGCGGCCGGCTGCTGCACAGCGCGCCGGTCGCGGCCGGCTCCCGGCTGGCGCAGCTGAGGTCCGAAGTGGACGAGCTGCGCGCGAAGCGCGGCCTGGCGGCCACCGGGTTCGCGCTCGGCGACCAGGAGGTGAGCATGCAGGCGCTCGGCGGCCGGGCACGCGGGTTCCTCGTCGTGGGCCGCGGCGGGCCGTTCGCCACCACGGACCACCACGTGATCAACTCGGCCGCCTCGCTGCTCACCTTGGCCCTGGAGCAGGTCGAGGCGCTGGGCGCGGTGCGGCGGCGGCTGCGGTCGGGCTTCCTGGAGCTGCTGCTGCGCGGCGAACCGGTGCAGGACGTGCTCGGCGACCTGCGCGCCGAGCTGCCGCCGGAACCGTTCCGGGTGGTCGTGCTGCTCGGCGCGCGGAACCGGGACGAACTGCTCGCCGAGCTGGCCGCGGACCAGCCGAGCGCCGTCTACCTGGCCGAGCGCGGTGATGCGGTGGTGGCGCTGGTCGGCGAGGACGCGCTGGACTGGATCACCGACCAGCCCGGGCTCGCCGTCGGCGTGTCCGAGCCGAGCACGTCGGCCGGGGTCGCCGAGGGGCTGCGGCAGGCCGAGCAGGCGGCGCAGGCCGCCAAGCGCGGCGGCACCGTGGTGCGCTTCAGCGACCTGGCCGGGCGCGGTCTGCTCGACCTCCTCCCGGACGCCGACGCGCGGGCCTTCGCCGAGTCCGTGCTGGCACCGCTGCGCGACCACGACGTGCTCCTGCGGTCCCTGCGGGCGTGGCTGGCGCACCACGGCCAGTGGGACCCGGCGGCGAACCGGCTCGGCGTGCACCGGCACACCCTGCGCAACCGCGTGCACAAGGCCGAGGACCTGCTCGGGCGCAGCCTCGACCAGCCCGGTGTGCGGGCCGAGCTGTGGCTGGCCCTGCACGTGCTCGGCGTGTGA
- a CDS encoding helix-turn-helix domain-containing protein, whose protein sequence is MLVEDLLDRPELDLRVRVRGRVDRPIRWVHTIEIESPGRFLRGGEVVLTAGVWRTAGITAEAFVADLVAADVAAVGFGLVPPETEVPEEFVAAARDRGLTCFVVPVEVAFLQIVEAFVATKRAEWERPLRRHLAQHDAIVAALRVQRGVGTVVRTLGAQLGEPVAVRAAGGVVAGEVPVSHHPLPLVGEGLADAELLLPRPVEELDVEQQAAVVQAMPFIALEIERARAVRATELRYAWELFEWVHSATVGVDTVRTRLHSLGLPPDGPLAAVVVRTADPDAVAVRLGDLLGGDGVAAQRGGDVVAFARVRDSAVDLARWVHASLGGAVGVGQPGTAAELRVSLLQAAHAAEAVSSRPERGWMTHEQLSSPALLLSAQDPELLAATSRALLGPVLDHDERRGSDLLPSLAAYLDAGGRWQEAARRLHVHINTLRHRMSRVEELTGRSLASTADRVDLYLALRALRQS, encoded by the coding sequence GTGCTCGTCGAAGACCTGCTGGACCGGCCGGAGCTCGACCTCCGGGTGCGGGTGCGCGGCCGGGTGGACCGGCCGATCCGCTGGGTGCACACCATCGAGATCGAGTCGCCGGGGCGGTTCCTGCGCGGCGGCGAAGTGGTGCTCACCGCCGGGGTGTGGCGCACCGCCGGGATCACCGCGGAGGCGTTCGTGGCCGACCTCGTCGCGGCCGACGTCGCCGCCGTTGGGTTCGGCCTGGTGCCCCCGGAGACCGAGGTGCCGGAGGAGTTCGTGGCCGCCGCGCGCGACCGCGGGCTGACCTGCTTCGTGGTGCCCGTCGAGGTCGCGTTCCTGCAGATCGTGGAGGCCTTCGTCGCCACGAAGCGGGCGGAGTGGGAGCGCCCGCTGCGCCGCCACCTCGCGCAGCACGACGCCATCGTGGCCGCGCTGCGGGTCCAGCGGGGCGTCGGCACGGTGGTCCGCACGCTGGGTGCGCAGCTCGGCGAGCCCGTGGCGGTGCGCGCCGCCGGTGGCGTGGTGGCCGGTGAGGTGCCGGTGTCGCACCACCCGTTGCCGCTGGTCGGCGAGGGCCTGGCGGACGCGGAGCTGCTGCTGCCCAGGCCGGTGGAGGAGCTGGACGTCGAGCAGCAGGCGGCCGTGGTGCAGGCGATGCCGTTCATCGCGCTGGAGATCGAGCGCGCCCGGGCGGTCCGCGCGACGGAACTGCGGTACGCGTGGGAGCTCTTCGAGTGGGTGCACAGCGCCACGGTGGGCGTCGACACCGTCCGCACCCGGCTGCACTCGCTCGGCCTGCCGCCGGACGGCCCGCTCGCCGCGGTGGTGGTGCGCACCGCCGACCCGGACGCGGTGGCGGTGCGGCTCGGGGACCTGCTGGGCGGTGACGGGGTCGCGGCGCAGCGCGGCGGGGACGTGGTCGCGTTCGCGCGGGTGCGCGACAGCGCGGTGGACCTGGCGCGGTGGGTCCACGCGTCGCTGGGCGGCGCGGTGGGCGTCGGCCAGCCCGGCACCGCCGCGGAGCTGCGGGTGAGCCTGCTGCAGGCGGCGCACGCCGCGGAGGCGGTGTCGTCGCGGCCCGAGCGCGGCTGGATGACGCACGAGCAGCTGAGCAGCCCGGCGCTGCTGCTCTCCGCCCAGGACCCGGAACTGCTGGCGGCGACCTCCCGGGCGCTGCTCGGCCCGGTGCTCGACCACGACGAGCGGCGCGGCAGCGACCTGCTGCCGTCGCTGGCGGCGTACCTCGACGCGGGCGGGCGCTGGCAGGAGGCGGCGCGGCGCCTCCACGTGCACATCAACACGCTGCGGCACCGGATGAGCCGGGTGGAGGAGCTCACCGGCCGCAGCCTCGCCAGCACCGCGGACCGCGTCGACCTCTACCTCGCCCTCCGCGCCCTCCGCCAGTCCTGA
- a CDS encoding aldehyde dehydrogenase family protein, producing MASVIGNWVAGERVTSEATFEVRHPYDGSLVATACYATDADVERAVAAADAVRREFAATPAHVRAAALDHVTRRLEERAEEVAQLITAENGKPISWARGEVARAVSTFRWGAEEARRFSGELQRLDTDPGGTGRMALVRRVPRGPVLGISPFNFPINLVAHKVAPALAVGAPIVLKPAPKTPLSALVLGELLAETELPTGSWSVLTTSNDKAAELVTDPRLPVVSFTGSGPVGWGIRDAAPRKHVTLELGGNAAVVVDPTWTDLDFAADRIATFAMYQAGQSCISVQRVYAHRDVYDDLAARVVKAVEAQVTGDPKDPATKVGPMIDEAAAARLEEWVGEAVEAGAEVLTGGTRDGATFAPTVLADVPEDAKVSCEEVFGPLLVLAPVGSVDEAFEKVNASRYGLHAGVFTRDLQLAFRAAAELEVGGVIIGDVPSYRADQMPYGGVKESGVGREGVHAAMVDLTQEHVTVLTGIPV from the coding sequence ATGGCATCGGTGATCGGGAACTGGGTCGCGGGCGAGCGGGTCACCAGCGAGGCGACGTTCGAGGTGCGGCACCCCTACGACGGTTCGCTGGTCGCCACGGCCTGCTACGCCACCGACGCCGACGTGGAGCGCGCGGTGGCCGCCGCCGACGCGGTGCGCCGCGAGTTCGCCGCCACGCCCGCGCACGTGCGCGCCGCCGCGCTGGACCACGTGACCCGGCGGCTGGAGGAGCGGGCCGAGGAGGTCGCGCAGCTGATCACCGCCGAGAACGGCAAGCCGATCAGCTGGGCGCGCGGCGAGGTCGCCCGCGCCGTCTCGACCTTCCGGTGGGGCGCGGAGGAGGCCCGCCGGTTCTCCGGCGAGCTGCAGCGGCTGGACACCGACCCGGGCGGCACCGGCCGGATGGCGCTCGTCCGCCGCGTCCCGCGCGGCCCCGTGCTCGGCATCTCCCCGTTCAACTTCCCGATCAACCTGGTGGCGCACAAGGTCGCCCCGGCGCTGGCGGTCGGCGCGCCGATCGTGCTCAAGCCCGCGCCGAAGACCCCGCTGTCCGCGCTGGTGCTGGGCGAGCTCCTGGCCGAGACCGAGCTGCCCACCGGGTCCTGGTCGGTGCTGACCACCAGCAACGACAAGGCCGCCGAGCTGGTCACCGACCCGCGCCTGCCGGTGGTCTCCTTCACCGGGTCCGGCCCGGTCGGCTGGGGCATCCGCGACGCCGCGCCGCGCAAGCACGTCACGCTCGAGCTCGGCGGCAACGCCGCGGTGGTGGTCGACCCGACCTGGACGGACCTGGACTTCGCCGCGGACCGGATCGCGACCTTCGCGATGTACCAGGCCGGGCAGTCCTGCATCTCCGTGCAGCGCGTCTACGCGCACCGCGACGTCTACGACGACCTCGCCGCGCGCGTGGTGAAGGCGGTCGAGGCGCAGGTCACCGGCGACCCGAAGGACCCGGCGACCAAGGTCGGCCCGATGATCGACGAGGCCGCCGCCGCCCGGCTCGAGGAGTGGGTCGGCGAGGCCGTCGAGGCCGGCGCCGAGGTGCTCACCGGTGGGACGCGGGACGGCGCCACCTTCGCGCCGACCGTGCTGGCCGACGTGCCGGAGGACGCCAAGGTCTCCTGCGAGGAGGTCTTCGGCCCGCTGCTGGTGCTGGCGCCGGTGGGGTCGGTGGACGAGGCGTTCGAGAAGGTCAACGCCTCCCGCTACGGGCTGCACGCCGGGGTGTTCACCCGCGACCTGCAGCTGGCCTTCCGCGCCGCCGCGGAGCTGGAGGTCGGCGGCGTGATCATCGGCGACGTGCCGAGCTACCGCGCCGACCAGATGCCCTACGGCGGGGTCAAGGAGTCCGGCGTGGGCCGCGAGGGCGTGCACGCCGCCATGGTCGACCTCACCCAGGAGCACGTCACGGTCCT
- a CDS encoding metal ABC transporter substrate-binding protein: MACGTGVSQPDDGRKRVVTTFTVLADMARNVAGDAVVVESLTKPGAEIHEYEPTPSDMLKAAKADLVLDNGLGLERWFAKFVERSEADHVTLTHGVETVPIRGGEQRGAANPHAWMSPRTAMTYVANIRDAFVRLDPAHAETFRANAEAYQRRLAEIDQHLREELASLPPEHRALVTCEGAFSYLARDAGLREAYLWPVNSDAEGTPQQIRATTQFVRENGVPAVFCESTVNDEAQRQVARETGARLGEVLYVDSLSGPDGPVPTYLDLLRHDAEAIVAGLRGGS; the protein is encoded by the coding sequence ATGGCCTGCGGCACCGGAGTGAGCCAGCCCGACGACGGGCGGAAGCGGGTGGTCACCACGTTCACCGTGCTCGCCGACATGGCCCGCAACGTCGCCGGCGACGCCGTCGTGGTGGAGTCGCTCACCAAGCCGGGCGCCGAGATCCACGAGTACGAGCCCACCCCCAGCGACATGCTCAAGGCCGCCAAGGCCGACCTGGTGCTGGACAACGGGCTCGGCCTGGAGCGCTGGTTCGCCAAGTTCGTGGAGCGCAGCGAGGCCGACCACGTGACGCTGACCCACGGCGTCGAGACGGTCCCGATCCGGGGCGGCGAGCAGCGGGGCGCCGCCAACCCGCACGCCTGGATGTCGCCGCGCACCGCGATGACCTACGTCGCCAACATCCGCGACGCCTTCGTCCGCCTCGACCCGGCGCACGCGGAGACCTTCCGCGCCAACGCCGAGGCCTACCAGCGCCGCCTCGCCGAGATCGACCAGCACCTGCGCGAGGAGCTGGCGTCCCTGCCGCCCGAGCACCGGGCGCTGGTCACCTGCGAGGGCGCGTTCTCCTACCTGGCCCGCGACGCGGGCCTGCGCGAGGCCTACCTGTGGCCGGTCAACAGCGACGCGGAGGGCACCCCGCAGCAGATCCGGGCCACCACCCAGTTCGTCCGGGAGAACGGAGTCCCCGCCGTGTTCTGCGAATCCACCGTCAACGACGAGGCCCAGCGGCAGGTCGCCCGGGAGACCGGCGCGCGGCTGGGCGAGGTGCTCTACGTCGACTCGCTGTCCGGGCCGGACGGCCCGGTCCCGACCTACCTGGACCTGCTGCGCCACGACGCCGAGGCGATCGTCGCCGGGCTGCGGGGTGGCTCGTGA
- a CDS encoding metal ABC transporter permease, translating into MNDIVQLLVEPLQFGFMQRALLVSLVAGLVCAVLSCWITLIGWSLLGDAVSHAVLPGVVLAYVLALPFSLGAFLFGSLAVGLIAGVRSTTRLKGDAAIGVVFTGLFALGLVLVSRIPSQVDLNHILFGNVLGVTDSDILQVLVIAAVVLAVALLKRRDLTLYAFDPTHAHAIGLNPRRISALLLTMLALTVVVALQAVGVILVTAMLITPGATAFLLTKRVPRMLAVAAALSVCSSVLGTYLSFHLDTSTGGMIVVCQAVVFALVHLAAPEQGLLARAARRRAGERAAVRA; encoded by the coding sequence GTGAACGACATCGTGCAGCTGCTGGTCGAGCCGCTGCAGTTCGGCTTCATGCAGCGAGCGCTGCTGGTCAGCCTGGTGGCGGGCCTGGTCTGCGCCGTGCTGTCCTGCTGGATCACCCTGATCGGCTGGTCCCTGCTCGGCGACGCGGTCTCGCACGCCGTGCTGCCCGGCGTGGTCCTGGCCTACGTGCTGGCGCTGCCCTTCTCCCTCGGCGCGTTCCTGTTCGGCAGCCTCGCCGTCGGGCTCATCGCCGGCGTCCGCAGCACCACCCGGCTGAAGGGCGACGCCGCGATCGGCGTGGTGTTCACCGGCCTGTTCGCGCTCGGGCTGGTGCTGGTCTCACGCATCCCGAGCCAGGTGGACCTCAACCACATCCTGTTCGGCAACGTGCTGGGCGTCACCGACTCCGACATCCTGCAGGTGCTGGTGATCGCCGCCGTGGTGCTCGCCGTGGCGCTGCTCAAGCGCCGCGACCTCACGCTCTACGCCTTCGACCCCACGCACGCGCACGCGATCGGCCTGAACCCGCGGCGGATCAGCGCGCTGCTGCTGACGATGCTGGCGCTGACCGTGGTCGTGGCGCTGCAGGCGGTCGGCGTCATCCTCGTCACCGCGATGCTCATCACGCCCGGCGCCACGGCCTTCCTGCTGACCAAGCGCGTCCCGCGGATGCTCGCGGTGGCCGCCGCGCTGTCGGTGTGCAGCAGCGTCCTGGGCACCTACCTGAGCTTCCACCTGGACACCTCGACCGGCGGGATGATCGTGGTGTGCCAGGCCGTGGTGTTCGCGCTGGTCCACCTCGCGGCGCCGGAGCAGGGCCTGCTCGCCCGGGCCGCCCGCCGCCGGGCCGGTGAGCGCGCCGCGGTCCGCGCCTGA